From Amyelois transitella isolate CPQ chromosome 4, ilAmyTran1.1, whole genome shotgun sequence, one genomic window encodes:
- the LOC132904072 gene encoding acetylcholine receptor subunit alpha-like: MDRVTRSAILWIFLFPFTSADIYREQILHQEAQLHKDLFTDYNSDYRPVKNHTQAVTVKVRFAVKYLSFDYLEETFTVHSWVAMNWIDEFLTWNPTDYGDIKEIQVESHEIWIPRMALFNSDATMYQSDQFFTTCSLGFVGNVTCVPHIAHSGICSTSLRRWPYDRQNCTLYFGSWMHKGEQVNYTFYPNLPVVLSDFQNGPAWRLLRVANERLPGKYACCPNETYPMLKYTFVLKREAAGPAAIVVVPSIVIVLLTLTSLLLGVKDNIRLLLLCFSLFGHFIFLTEIGYDIPKHGADTPIILLFVRDSMLLTLVGILVTLLLMTLTKREDPTPRWITYVAHLVRTGPGKYVVFTEFDPSDSLKTKLAEDEGNTSSETQRTTNDWVTFCNIINSVVFIISLLAYLILIVTYIPADN; the protein is encoded by the coding sequence ATGGACCGTGTAACTAGGAGTGCAATCCTCTGGATTTTCCTATTTCCCTTCACCAGCGCGGATATTTACCGGGAGCAGATCTTACATCAAGAAGCCCAACTTCATAAAGATTTGTTCACCGACTATAACAGCGATTATCGTCCTGTGAAAAATCACACCCAGGCTGTAACTGTAAAAGTACGCTTTGCAGTCAAGTACTTAAGTTTTGACTATCTCGAAGAAACATTCACCGTCCACAGCTGGGTGGCGATGAACTGGATAGACGAATTTTTAACATGGAATCCGACTGACTATGGTGACATCAAAGAAATCCAAGTTGAAAGTCACGAAATCTGGATACCACGTATGGCGTTATTTAACTCTGATGCAACTATGTACCAGTCAGATCAATTCTTCACCACTTGTTCCTTAGGGTTTGTAGGAAACGTCACATGTGTGCCACATATTGCACATTCTGGGATCTGCAGCACTTCGCTTCGACGATGGCCTTACGATCGCCAAAATTGCACTTTATACTTCGGCTCTTGGATGCACAAAGGGGAACAAGTGAATTACACTTTTTATCCAAACCTTCCTGTCGTTTTAAGTGATTTTCAAAACGGGCCAGCTTGGCGACTTCTGCGTGTAGCGAACGAACGATTACCAGGGAAATATGCCTGTTGTCCCAATGAAACATATCCAATGTTAAAGTATACGTTTGTACTGAAGAGGGAAGCCGCCGGACCAGCAGCTATTGTGGTTGTTCCCTCCATAGTAATAGTTCTATTGACGTTGACATCGCTTTTATTGGGAGTAAAAGACAACATAAGGTTGTTGCTATTATGCTTTAGTCTTTTTGGtcactttatatttttgacgGAAATTGGATACGATATTCCAAAACACGGAGCGGATACACCCATTATTTTACTCTTTGTCCGCGACTCCATGCTGCTGACACTGGTTGGAATCCTGGTAACGTTATTGCTAATGACACTCACGAAGCGCGAAGATCCGACTCCTAGATGGATCACATACGTCGCTCATCTCGTGAGAACGGGTCCAGGTAAATATGTGGTGTTCACGGAGTTTGACCCCAGTGACTCATTGAAAACGAAATTAGCAGAAGATGAAGGTAACACCAGCAGTGAAACTCAACGCACCACTAATGACTGGGTAACATTTTGTAACATCATAAATAGTgtggtatttattatttctcttttagcatatttaatattgattgTCACTTATATTCCAGCAGataattaa